A genomic window from Sorex araneus isolate mSorAra2 chromosome 2, mSorAra2.pri, whole genome shotgun sequence includes:
- the SNX31 gene encoding LOW QUALITY PROTEIN: sorting nexin-31 (The sequence of the model RefSeq protein was modified relative to this genomic sequence to represent the inferred CDS: inserted 2 bases in 1 codon), whose amino-acid sequence MKMHFCIPVTQQRPDALGGRYVLYSVHLDGSLLCRVRYSQLHRWDQQLRRVFGNCLPRFPPKHYLAMTPSMAEERRDQLEQYLQNVAVDPGMLRSDVFVDFWKLAQLDTFRISPEEASLAVFLPSGRSVQLTVLTSDTADRVLEVLSRRLGLCAEHQDYFGLFLIGFQQEAEPSVLKKLAVFELPFVTLRSAEVENCRVELRKWYLDPALDSRLMDCGSARDLLYTQALRDMAKEWPKLSEAQRQELEALQKEDNQTRFLELAQGVQHYGHLQLDPCTCDFPEPGCTAELAVGGSAIHCRVSLPDXRDVSFEMSSLRCWQVAFQVSAFLLSNCLQKMVLEKAAKLAAEDSEMQIEDPGRGQGQKCRNPPSLNWKDCSTSRSRKSKVHTTSANCVWGTITEEDL is encoded by the exons ATGAAGATGCACTTCTGCATCCCGGTGACCCAGCAGCGGCCCGACGCGCTGGGGGGCCGCTACGTG CTCTACTCCGTGCATCTGGACGGCTCCCTCCTGTGCCGGGTGCGCTACAGCCAGCTGCACCGCTGGGACCAACAG CTGAGGCGGGTCTTTGGAAACTGCCTGCCCCGTTTCCCACCCAAGCACTATCTTGCGATGACCCCGTCGATGGCTGAAGAGAGGCGGGACCAGTTGGAACAATATTTGCAAAATG TGGCTGTGGATCCTGGCATGTTGAGAAGCGACGTCTTTGTGGACTTCTGGAAGCTGGCACAGCTG GACACATTTCGCATCAGCCCTGAGGAGGCCTCTCTGGCCGTGTTTCTGCCCAGTGGAAGGAGCGTGCAGCTGACAGTTCTCACCTCGGACACGGCTGACAGAGTCCTGGAG GTGCTGTCGCGCCGGCtggggctgtgtgcagagcaccAGGACTACTTCGGCCTGTTCCTCATTGGCTTCCAGCAGGAGGCTGAGCCCTCTG TCCTGAAGAAACTGGCTGTCTTTGAACTCCCGTTTGTTACTCTGCGAAGTGCTGAAGTGGAGAACTGCAGAGTGGAACTCAGGAAGTG GTACCTGGACCCTGCCCTGGACTCCAGGCTGATGGACTGCGGCTCTGCCCGAGATTTGCTCTACACGCAG GCGCTGCGGGACATGGCAAAAGAGTGGCCCAAGCTCAGCGAAGCGcagaggcaggagctggaggCGCTCCAGAAAGAAGACAACCAAACCAGG TTCCTGGAGCTGGCCCAGGGGGTCCAGCACTACGGGCACCTGCAGCTGGACCCCTGCACCTGTGACTTCCCGGAGCCGGGCTGCACGGCTGAGCTGGCGGTGGGCGGCAGTGCCATCCACTGCCGGGTCTCGCTGCCCGA GCGGGACGTCAGTTTCGAGATGAGCAGCCTGCGGTGCTGGCAGGTCGCCTTCCAGGTGAGT GCTTTCTTGCTGAGTAACTGCCTGCAGAAGATGGTCTTGGAGAAGGCAGCGAAGCTGGCTGCAGAGGACTCAGAAATG CAGATTGAAGACCCAGGACGAGGCCAAGGTCAAAAGTGCCGCAATCCCCCAAGCCTAAACTGG AAAGATTGTTCTACTTCTCGATCGAGGAAAAGCAAAGTTCACACAACTTCTGCCAACTgcgtttgggggaccataacaGAGGAAGACCTTTGA